The following proteins come from a genomic window of Takifugu rubripes chromosome 11, fTakRub1.2, whole genome shotgun sequence:
- the gal3st2 gene encoding galactose-3-O-sulfotransferase 2 isoform X1 — MMFSLLTKWIRDLSVGSSCARRGLCSRHHSLWILFIIFVICIAIQTFVAHQARNYKFPGQPHPRAANKDQQPSAVHDAWEGGHWQKERPVDKSAKTSDLPETSQALSHHLHHPNQGFESLSLQTGMDRINLAPRSGVAAEVLPRKRFLSKRRNKASRGPSSSVSTRERPTNTLSPTKSFKDTTCQPKSHIFFLKTHKTASSTILNILYRYGESRNLTFALPLNKHSQLFYPHFFASHFVEGVSSRSVKEFNIMCNHMRFRKSEVAKVMPADTFYFSILRHPVSMMESIFTYYKSIPAFQKTRSLDSFLENSWRSYNTSITNNHYARNVLAFDFGFENNVNEDAVDFRDRARVAIAAIQRDFHLILISEYFDESMILLKHALCWSLEDVLSFKLNSRSKQTRHALSPNTTEKIKRWNALDWRIYLHFNATFWHKVESQIGKEQMKREVLKLRQLQAKLSHTCLKEGEAVDPAHIKDAGLKPFQYGAAVIQGYNLNPDIDELTKTKCQKFITPELQYTNRLYTQQFSELTKNKKKAARIAAIHSGKTGMKGTRKPLW, encoded by the exons ATGATGTTTTCCTTACTGACTAAGTGGATCAGAGATCTGAGCGTTGGGTCCTC GTGTGCAAGAAGAGGCCTATGCAGCAGACATCATTCTCTGTGGATTTTATTCATCATCTTTGTGATTTGCATTGCTATTCAGACCTTTGTTGCTCACCAGGCCAG GAATTACAAGTTTCCAGGCCAGCCGCATCCGAGGGCTGCTAACAAAGATCAGCAGCCATCTGCTGTGCACGATGCCTGGGAAGGTGGCCATTGGCAGAAAGAGAGACCTGTGGATAAGTCAGCAAAAACCTCTGATCTTCCAGAAACGTCCCAGGCTTTGtcacatcatcttcatcatccgaACCAAGGATTCGAGAGTCTGTCGTTACAGACAGGCATGGATAGAATAAACCTTGCTCCGCGCTCTGGGGTGGCAGCAGAAGTTTTACCTCGGAAACGCTTCCTGTCAAAACGTAGAAACAAGGCGAGCAGAGGTCCTTCTAGTTCAGTTAGTACCAGGGAACGTCCAACAAACACTCTTAGTCCTACAAAGTCCTTCAAAGACACAACTTGCCAACCCAAGTctcacatttttttcctcaagaCGCACAAAACAGCAAGCAGCACCATTTTAAACATCCTCTACCGTTACGGCGAGAGTAGGAACTTGACCTTTGCCCTCCCTCTGAACAAACACAGTCAGTTATTTTATCCGCACTTCTTTGCCTCCCATTTTGTGGAAGGtgtcagcagcaggagtgtgAAAGAGTTCAACATCATGTGCAACCACATGAGGTTCAGGAAATCTGAG GTGGCTAAAGTGATGCCTGCAGATACTTTCTACTTTTCAATCCTGAGACATCCAGTTTCCATGATGGAGTCTATTTTTACCTACTACAAGAGCATCCCAGCCTTCCAAAAGACACGCAGCCTCGACAGCTTCCTAGAAAACAGTTGGAGAAGTTATAACACCTCTATTACCAACAATCATTATGCTCGCAACGTTTTGGCCTTTGACTTTGGATTTGAGAACAATGTCAATGAAGATGCCGTAGATTTCAGGGACAGAGCCAGGGTGGCCATTGCAGCAATTCAGCGAGACTTCCATCTTATTCTCATCTCTGAATACTTTGACGAGTCCATGATCTTACTCAAGCACGCCCTCTGTTGGTCGCTGGAAGATGTGCTTTCCTTTAAACTAAATAGTCGCAGTAAACAAACGCGACACGCGCTTTCGCCGAACACTACAGAGAAGATCAAGAGGTGGAATGCTTTAGACTGGAGGATCTACCTGCACTTTAACGCCACATTCTGGCACAAAGTGGAGAGTCAGATTGGGAAAGAGCAAATGAAAAGAGAAGTATTGAAGCTCAGACAGCTTCAGGCCAAGCTAAGTCATACTTGCTTGAAAGAAGGTGAAGCAGTTGACCCTGCACACATAAAAGATGCTGGATTAAAGCCATTCCAGTATGGGGCAGCTGTAATTCAGGGTTATAATCTGAACCCAGACATAGATGAGCTCACGAAAACAAAATGTCAGAAATTTATTACACCAGAACTTCAATATACAAACCGTCTCTACACCCAGCAGTTTTCAGAGCTAACCAAGAATAAGAAAAAAGCAGCAAGAATCGCCGCTATACATTCAGGCAAAACCGGTATGAAGGGAACCAGAAAACCTCTCTGGTAA
- the gal3st2 gene encoding galactose-3-O-sulfotransferase 2 isoform X2 — MMFSLLTKWIRDLSVGSSNYKFPGQPHPRAANKDQQPSAVHDAWEGGHWQKERPVDKSAKTSDLPETSQALSHHLHHPNQGFESLSLQTGMDRINLAPRSGVAAEVLPRKRFLSKRRNKASRGPSSSVSTRERPTNTLSPTKSFKDTTCQPKSHIFFLKTHKTASSTILNILYRYGESRNLTFALPLNKHSQLFYPHFFASHFVEGVSSRSVKEFNIMCNHMRFRKSEVAKVMPADTFYFSILRHPVSMMESIFTYYKSIPAFQKTRSLDSFLENSWRSYNTSITNNHYARNVLAFDFGFENNVNEDAVDFRDRARVAIAAIQRDFHLILISEYFDESMILLKHALCWSLEDVLSFKLNSRSKQTRHALSPNTTEKIKRWNALDWRIYLHFNATFWHKVESQIGKEQMKREVLKLRQLQAKLSHTCLKEGEAVDPAHIKDAGLKPFQYGAAVIQGYNLNPDIDELTKTKCQKFITPELQYTNRLYTQQFSELTKNKKKAARIAAIHSGKTGMKGTRKPLW; from the exons ATGATGTTTTCCTTACTGACTAAGTGGATCAGAGATCTGAGCGTTGGGTCCTC GAATTACAAGTTTCCAGGCCAGCCGCATCCGAGGGCTGCTAACAAAGATCAGCAGCCATCTGCTGTGCACGATGCCTGGGAAGGTGGCCATTGGCAGAAAGAGAGACCTGTGGATAAGTCAGCAAAAACCTCTGATCTTCCAGAAACGTCCCAGGCTTTGtcacatcatcttcatcatccgaACCAAGGATTCGAGAGTCTGTCGTTACAGACAGGCATGGATAGAATAAACCTTGCTCCGCGCTCTGGGGTGGCAGCAGAAGTTTTACCTCGGAAACGCTTCCTGTCAAAACGTAGAAACAAGGCGAGCAGAGGTCCTTCTAGTTCAGTTAGTACCAGGGAACGTCCAACAAACACTCTTAGTCCTACAAAGTCCTTCAAAGACACAACTTGCCAACCCAAGTctcacatttttttcctcaagaCGCACAAAACAGCAAGCAGCACCATTTTAAACATCCTCTACCGTTACGGCGAGAGTAGGAACTTGACCTTTGCCCTCCCTCTGAACAAACACAGTCAGTTATTTTATCCGCACTTCTTTGCCTCCCATTTTGTGGAAGGtgtcagcagcaggagtgtgAAAGAGTTCAACATCATGTGCAACCACATGAGGTTCAGGAAATCTGAG GTGGCTAAAGTGATGCCTGCAGATACTTTCTACTTTTCAATCCTGAGACATCCAGTTTCCATGATGGAGTCTATTTTTACCTACTACAAGAGCATCCCAGCCTTCCAAAAGACACGCAGCCTCGACAGCTTCCTAGAAAACAGTTGGAGAAGTTATAACACCTCTATTACCAACAATCATTATGCTCGCAACGTTTTGGCCTTTGACTTTGGATTTGAGAACAATGTCAATGAAGATGCCGTAGATTTCAGGGACAGAGCCAGGGTGGCCATTGCAGCAATTCAGCGAGACTTCCATCTTATTCTCATCTCTGAATACTTTGACGAGTCCATGATCTTACTCAAGCACGCCCTCTGTTGGTCGCTGGAAGATGTGCTTTCCTTTAAACTAAATAGTCGCAGTAAACAAACGCGACACGCGCTTTCGCCGAACACTACAGAGAAGATCAAGAGGTGGAATGCTTTAGACTGGAGGATCTACCTGCACTTTAACGCCACATTCTGGCACAAAGTGGAGAGTCAGATTGGGAAAGAGCAAATGAAAAGAGAAGTATTGAAGCTCAGACAGCTTCAGGCCAAGCTAAGTCATACTTGCTTGAAAGAAGGTGAAGCAGTTGACCCTGCACACATAAAAGATGCTGGATTAAAGCCATTCCAGTATGGGGCAGCTGTAATTCAGGGTTATAATCTGAACCCAGACATAGATGAGCTCACGAAAACAAAATGTCAGAAATTTATTACACCAGAACTTCAATATACAAACCGTCTCTACACCCAGCAGTTTTCAGAGCTAACCAAGAATAAGAAAAAAGCAGCAAGAATCGCCGCTATACATTCAGGCAAAACCGGTATGAAGGGAACCAGAAAACCTCTCTGGTAA
- the LOC101079632 gene encoding 28S ribosomal protein S23, mitochondrial-like, translating into MAGSRLERFGTVFTRVRDLMHSGVMKPHQKPIWYDVYKAFPPKKEPLYVKPCRFSIKRQDKVPEIFYREDQVRAKFFNLYGSGPQAFDLSKSNFVSTCQRFVDKYTELKSRGELDDDALFEETAKALLEDGITLRRRGAPIVSAEAADSLLDLKLTDLLAEQQSISADSKETVESHTDPDEGPRAI; encoded by the exons ATGGCCGGCAGCAGACTGGAGCGGTTTGGAACCGTGTTCACTCG GGTTCGAGACCTGATGCATTCTGGCGTGATGAAACCTCATCAGAAACCCATTTGGTATGATGTTTATAAGGCTTTTCCACCGAAAAAAGAGCCTCTTTATGTGAAGCCTTGTCGATTTTCCATTAAGAGACAGGACAAAGTGCCTGAGATCTTCTACAGAGAGGACCAAGTCAGAGC GAAGTTCTTTAATCTGTATGGGAGTGGTCCTCAAGCCTTTGACCTGTCCAAATCCAACTTTGTTTCTACATGTCAGAG GTTTGTTGACAAGTACACAGAGTTAAAGAGTCGTGGCGAGTTGGATGACGATGCTCTGTTTGAGGAAACTGCAAAGGCTTTACTTGAGGATGGAATCACGCTCAGAAGGAGAGGAGCCCCTATT gtgtcagcagaggctgcagactCGTTGCTTGACTTGAAGCTCACTGACCTGTTGGCCGAGCAGCAGTCCATCAGCGCCGACAGCAAAGAGACAGTGGAATCCCACACGGACCCAGATGAAGGCCCAAGGGCCATTTGA